The Polymorphobacter megasporae genome window below encodes:
- a CDS encoding J domain-containing protein, producing the protein MILAILLAAGLAWWLHKEGVLLPNLKRLAILGGGGVLIARLLETGQVLFAAAAGVALAGWWFASKRKAPAAAPTELAEARAVLGVAPSDDAAAINAAWRRVIAQVHPDKGGTADLARRVTAARDLLLARR; encoded by the coding sequence ATGATCCTCGCGATCCTCCTCGCGGCGGGCCTCGCGTGGTGGCTCCACAAGGAGGGCGTGCTGCTGCCCAACCTCAAGCGGCTGGCGATCCTCGGCGGCGGCGGGGTGTTGATCGCGCGGCTGCTTGAGACGGGTCAGGTGCTGTTCGCGGCGGCGGCTGGGGTGGCGCTCGCGGGATGGTGGTTCGCGAGCAAGCGCAAGGCCCCTGCCGCCGCCCCGACCGAGCTGGCCGAGGCGCGCGCGGTGCTCGGGGTCGCGCCGAGCGACGATGCGGCGGCGATCAATGCGGCGTGGCGGCGGGTGATTGCGCAGGTCCATCCCGACAAAGGGGGGACGGCGGATCTAGCGCGGCGGGTGACGGCGGCGCGCGACCTGCTGCTGGCGCGGCGGTGA
- a CDS encoding GNAT family N-acetyltransferase: MAETVTARIVSHAREIAADDWNACAGSGNPFLQHAFFTCLEDSGSAVGGTGWQPVHLVIDGDDGKPAAIMPNYLKSHSQGEYVFDHGWADAWARAGGRYYPKLQSCVPFTPATGERLLLRDQSLGVALLGAAEALTVQNKLSSAHATFIVPDQVPLFEAAGWLVRIDQQFHWVNEGYATFDDFLTALSSRKRKAIRKEREGALSDGITVELLTGAAITEEHWDAFWHFYQDTGSRKWGRPYLTRKFFTLLGERMADRVLLAVARRGPLIIAGALNLIGDDCLYGRYWGCSEDVPFLHFELCYYQAIDWAIANGRARVEAGAQGSHKLARGYRPTPTYSAHFIPDKGFRRAVADFLAAEREAVVEGIEMLDEEGPFRKG, encoded by the coding sequence ATGGCTGAAACCGTTACCGCTCGCATCGTTTCGCACGCTCGCGAGATCGCCGCCGACGATTGGAATGCATGCGCCGGGTCGGGTAACCCGTTCTTGCAGCACGCGTTTTTCACGTGTCTCGAGGATTCAGGGAGCGCGGTCGGGGGGACGGGGTGGCAGCCGGTCCATCTCGTGATCGACGGCGACGACGGCAAACCCGCAGCAATCATGCCCAACTATTTGAAATCGCACAGCCAGGGCGAGTATGTCTTCGATCACGGCTGGGCCGATGCCTGGGCCCGGGCGGGGGGGCGTTATTATCCCAAGCTGCAGTCGTGCGTGCCGTTCACCCCGGCTACCGGCGAGCGATTACTGCTGCGCGATCAATCACTTGGCGTTGCTTTGCTGGGGGCTGCCGAGGCGTTGACGGTGCAGAACAAGCTGTCTTCGGCGCATGCGACCTTCATTGTACCCGATCAGGTTCCTTTGTTCGAGGCGGCGGGGTGGCTGGTCCGGATCGACCAGCAGTTCCATTGGGTCAACGAGGGCTATGCGACCTTCGACGATTTCCTGACCGCGCTGTCGTCGCGCAAGCGCAAGGCGATCCGCAAGGAGCGCGAGGGCGCGCTGTCTGACGGCATCACCGTCGAGCTGCTGACCGGCGCGGCGATCACCGAGGAGCATTGGGACGCCTTCTGGCATTTCTACCAGGACACCGGCAGCCGCAAATGGGGCCGGCCCTATCTCACGCGCAAGTTCTTCACATTGCTCGGCGAACGCATGGCCGACCGCGTCCTGCTCGCGGTCGCGCGGCGCGGTCCGCTGATCATCGCCGGGGCGCTCAACCTGATCGGCGACGACTGTCTGTACGGCCGCTACTGGGGGTGCAGCGAGGACGTGCCGTTCCTCCACTTCGAGTTGTGCTATTACCAGGCGATCGACTGGGCGATCGCCAACGGCCGCGCGCGGGTCGAGGCGGGGGCGCAGGGGAGCCACAAACTCGCCCGCGGTTACCGTCCGACACCAACCTATTCGGCGCATTTTATCCCCGACAAGGGGTTCCGGCGGGCGGTGGCGGACTTCCTCGCCGCAGAGCGTGAAGCAGTGGTCGAAGGCATTGAAATGCTTGATGAAGAGGGGCCGTTTCGCAAGGGGTGA
- the pgmG gene encoding phosphoglucomutase/phosphomannomutase PgmG — protein sequence MTHVFDPSTLREYDIRGVIGKTLGEADAHAIGRGFGTRIRRTGGSKVAVGYDGRHSSPALEAALVSGLNESGVDAVRIGLGPTPMLYFAVHELECDGGVMITGSHNPPDYNGFKMMLGHGPFYGDDITGLGTMAAAGDWEDGAGTSHSVDLIDRYVDRLMKGFSPPAMTIAWDAGNGSAGPVVERLTARLPGKHILLFTDVDGDFPNHHPDPTEEHNLADLKAAVAANGCDMGLAFDGDGDRLGAIDGQGRVVWGDQLLGLLAEPVLKALPGATIIGDIKSSQALFDRVAELGGKPLMWKTGHSLIKAKMKETGAPLAGEMSGHLFFKHDYYGFDDGLYAAVRLIGAVAASGHSLAALKDAMPALVNTPELRFPCADTRKFAVVEEVRARLAASGATVDATDGVRVTTPDGWWLLRASNTQDVLVARAEATSDAALARLMADLNGALAASGVGAAGGH from the coding sequence ATGACCCATGTTTTCGATCCGAGCACGCTCCGAGAATACGACATTCGCGGCGTAATCGGCAAAACCCTTGGCGAGGCCGATGCGCACGCGATCGGGCGCGGCTTCGGCACGCGCATCCGGCGGACCGGCGGGAGCAAGGTCGCGGTCGGTTACGACGGACGGCACTCGTCGCCCGCGCTCGAGGCGGCGCTCGTCTCCGGGCTCAACGAGAGCGGAGTCGACGCGGTACGGATCGGGCTAGGGCCGACGCCGATGCTGTATTTCGCGGTCCACGAGCTCGAGTGTGACGGCGGCGTGATGATCACCGGCTCGCATAACCCGCCCGATTACAACGGCTTCAAGATGATGCTCGGCCACGGCCCGTTCTACGGCGACGACATCACCGGGCTGGGCACGATGGCGGCGGCGGGCGACTGGGAGGACGGCGCGGGCACCTCGCACAGCGTCGACCTTATCGACCGCTACGTCGACCGGCTGATGAAGGGCTTTTCTCCGCCGGCGATGACGATCGCGTGGGACGCGGGCAACGGATCGGCCGGGCCGGTCGTCGAGCGGCTGACTGCGCGGCTGCCGGGCAAGCACATCCTGCTGTTCACCGACGTCGACGGCGACTTCCCCAACCACCATCCCGACCCGACCGAGGAGCATAACCTCGCCGACCTCAAGGCCGCGGTTGCAGCGAACGGCTGCGACATGGGGCTGGCGTTCGACGGCGACGGCGACCGGCTCGGTGCGATCGACGGTCAGGGCCGCGTCGTCTGGGGCGACCAATTGCTCGGGCTGCTCGCCGAGCCGGTGCTGAAGGCGCTGCCGGGCGCGACGATCATCGGCGACATCAAGTCGAGCCAGGCGTTGTTCGACCGCGTCGCCGAGTTGGGCGGCAAGCCGTTGATGTGGAAGACCGGCCACTCGCTGATCAAGGCGAAGATGAAGGAGACCGGCGCGCCGCTGGCGGGCGAGATGAGCGGGCATCTGTTCTTCAAGCACGATTATTACGGCTTCGACGACGGGCTGTACGCCGCGGTCCGGCTGATCGGCGCAGTCGCGGCGTCGGGGCACTCGCTCGCGGCGCTCAAGGACGCGATGCCGGCGCTGGTCAACACGCCGGAGCTGCGCTTCCCCTGCGCCGACACACGCAAGTTCGCGGTAGTCGAGGAAGTGCGCGCGCGGCTCGCGGCGTCGGGCGCAACCGTCGACGCGACCGACGGGGTCCGCGTGACGACCCCCGACGGCTGGTGGCTGCTCCGCGCGTCGAACACGCAGGACGTGCTCGTCGCGCGCGCCGAGGCGACGAGCGATGCAGCATTGGCGCGCCTGATGGCCGATCTCAACGGCGCGCTGGCGGCTTCTGGAGTTGGTGCGGCAGGGGGCCACTAA
- a CDS encoding phasin family protein, producing the protein MAVDKKTIAKPPVAAPKAIVPPVLAPKPVTPPVMAPAKPIIAAKPVMKAPPAAPKPKPVPPVLAAQPAPPAAAKPVTPVAATTPIPPVIAAQPNPPVIAAQPLPPVLAAKLVLPVASLPLPPVASPPMAPPPPPVVNPSSTSNQALPPVVPVPEPLKSKDTQMTEAYTTAADAMKNGAEQMKSTMANQTENAMAQGKATFEQVASKSREAIEHGMKSVDEMAGMARGNVEAMLASSRAAAQGIEAIAREVSDFARKSFEETTAAARAMTTVKTPNELMQLQNDFAKTQFDAAVAEMSKLSETMVKLMGEVFEPMQARATVAADSMKSMVGKVGL; encoded by the coding sequence ATGGCCGTCGACAAAAAGACCATCGCGAAGCCTCCGGTCGCCGCGCCGAAGGCGATCGTGCCGCCGGTTTTGGCACCGAAACCCGTAACCCCGCCGGTCATGGCTCCTGCCAAGCCGATCATCGCTGCGAAACCTGTGATGAAAGCGCCGCCCGCCGCGCCGAAGCCAAAGCCGGTGCCGCCGGTCCTGGCCGCTCAGCCCGCGCCGCCTGCCGCCGCAAAACCGGTTACGCCCGTCGCTGCCACGACGCCGATTCCCCCGGTCATTGCCGCACAGCCGAATCCCCCGGTCATCGCCGCACAACCGTTGCCCCCGGTCCTCGCCGCCAAGTTGGTTCTGCCCGTCGCGTCGCTGCCGTTGCCGCCAGTTGCTTCACCGCCGATGGCACCGCCGCCGCCGCCGGTCGTTAACCCCTCGTCAACAAGTAACCAAGCCCTGCCTCCGGTCGTACCCGTACCGGAGCCCCTCAAGTCGAAGGATACCCAGATGACCGAAGCCTACACCACCGCCGCCGACGCCATGAAGAACGGCGCCGAGCAGATGAAGTCGACGATGGCCAACCAGACCGAAAACGCCATGGCGCAGGGCAAGGCGACCTTCGAGCAGGTCGCGTCGAAGTCGCGCGAAGCGATCGAGCACGGCATGAAGTCGGTCGACGAGATGGCCGGCATGGCGCGTGGAAACGTCGAGGCGATGCTCGCTTCGTCGCGCGCCGCGGCGCAGGGTATCGAAGCGATCGCGCGTGAAGTTTCTGACTTCGCCCGCAAGTCGTTCGAAGAGACCACCGCCGCCGCCCGCGCGATGACGACGGTCAAGACCCCGAACGAGCTGATGCAGCTCCAGAACGACTTCGCCAAGACGCAGTTCGATGCGGCCGTCGCCGAGATGTCGAAGCTGTCGGAGACGATGGTCAAGCTGATGGGCGAAGTGTTCGAGCCGATGCAGGCGCGCGCCACCGTCGCCGCCGACTCGATGAAGTCGATGGTCGGCAAGGTCGGCCTTTAA
- a CDS encoding SDR family NAD(P)-dependent oxidoreductase produces the protein MDLLSSFAADPRIVVIGASGGIGTAFADLLRDRGEVIALSRADLDLTDPPSITAAAARIGGPIDLVIVATGLLHDAVGGPEKALRDLDTARLARSFAVNAIGPTLVAAAFLPLLRNDRKTAFAALSARVGSIADNRLGGWYGYRASKAALNQLLRTAAIEHARRAPLSVVAALHPGTVDTRLSAPFQRGVAPGKLFAPAFSARAMLDVLDRLTPADSGGLFAWDGAPIPF, from the coding sequence ATGGACCTTCTAAGTAGCTTCGCCGCCGACCCCCGTATCGTCGTCATCGGCGCATCCGGCGGCATCGGCACGGCGTTCGCTGACCTCCTCCGCGACCGTGGCGAGGTCATCGCCCTCTCCCGCGCCGACCTCGACCTTACCGACCCCCCGTCGATCACCGCAGCCGCCGCGCGCATCGGCGGCCCGATCGACCTCGTCATCGTCGCAACCGGGCTGCTCCACGACGCCGTCGGCGGCCCCGAAAAAGCCTTGCGCGACCTCGACACCGCCCGCCTCGCGCGCAGCTTCGCGGTCAATGCGATCGGCCCCACACTCGTCGCGGCGGCGTTCCTCCCGTTGCTCCGGAACGACCGTAAGACCGCCTTCGCGGCACTGTCGGCACGGGTCGGGTCGATCGCCGACAACCGTCTCGGCGGCTGGTACGGCTACCGAGCATCGAAGGCCGCGCTCAACCAGTTGCTCCGCACTGCCGCGATCGAGCACGCCCGCCGCGCCCCGCTGAGCGTCGTCGCCGCGCTCCACCCCGGGACGGTCGACACCCGCCTTTCGGCCCCGTTCCAGCGCGGCGTAGCGCCCGGCAAGCTGTTCGCCCCCGCGTTCTCGGCGCGCGCAATGCTCGACGTCCTCGACCGCCTGACACCCGCCGATAGCGGTGGATTGTTTGCGTGGGACGGAGCGCCGATCCCGTTCTGA
- a CDS encoding RidA family protein, whose amino-acid sequence MNPETRLSEMGIVLPHAAAPAANYVPGVVHGGLLHISGQIPFDTDGALIRGKLGGDMTTKEGAAAAARCAVGLIAQMKAVLGNLDRVERVVKLGVFVACTPEFTDQPKVGNGASDLMVAVFGEIGRHARSAVGVAALPLGVAVEVDAIVAVRD is encoded by the coding sequence ATGAACCCAGAAACCCGCCTGAGCGAAATGGGCATCGTCTTGCCGCACGCCGCTGCCCCCGCCGCCAACTACGTTCCTGGGGTCGTCCATGGCGGGCTGCTCCACATTTCGGGACAGATCCCATTCGACACCGATGGCGCGCTGATCCGCGGCAAGCTCGGCGGCGACATGACGACCAAGGAGGGCGCCGCCGCCGCCGCGCGTTGCGCGGTTGGGCTGATCGCGCAGATGAAGGCGGTGCTGGGCAATCTCGACCGGGTCGAGCGCGTTGTTAAGCTTGGCGTTTTCGTCGCCTGCACCCCCGAATTCACCGACCAGCCGAAGGTCGGCAACGGCGCGTCGGACCTGATGGTCGCGGTGTTCGGCGAGATCGGGCGTCACGCCCGGAGCGCGGTCGGCGTCGCCGCGCTGCCGCTCGGGGTCGCGGTCGAGGTCGACGCGATTGTCGCGGTGCGCGACTGA
- a CDS encoding pseudouridine synthase, whose protein sequence is MPRLILLNKPYGVLAQFTDGEGRATLGDYVDVPGVYPAGRLDRDSEGLLVLTDDGALQARIADPKYKLAKTYLVQVEGDPDAAVLDRLRRGVTLNDGPTRPAEVERIDPPDLWPRDPPVRFRKTVPDCWLQLTIREGRNRQVRRMTAAVGLPTLRLVRWSVGEWTVAGLQPGAWREG, encoded by the coding sequence ATGCCGCGATTGATCCTGCTGAACAAGCCGTACGGCGTTCTAGCGCAGTTTACAGATGGTGAAGGCCGCGCGACGCTGGGTGATTACGTCGACGTTCCCGGGGTTTATCCCGCGGGGCGGCTCGACCGTGACAGCGAGGGATTGCTCGTCCTGACCGACGACGGCGCGCTTCAGGCGCGGATCGCCGATCCGAAGTATAAGCTGGCGAAGACGTATCTCGTCCAGGTCGAGGGCGACCCCGACGCCGCAGTGCTCGACCGGCTGCGGCGCGGCGTCACGCTCAACGACGGCCCGACCCGCCCCGCCGAGGTGGAGCGAATCGATCCGCCCGACCTGTGGCCGCGCGATCCGCCGGTCCGCTTTCGCAAGACTGTGCCCGACTGCTGGCTGCAGCTGACGATCCGCGAGGGCCGTAATCGGCAGGTGCGGCGGATGACGGCGGCGGTGGGGTTGCCGACGCTGCGGCTGGTGCGGTGGAGTGTCGGGGAGTGGACGGTCGCGGGGCTTCAGCCGGGCGCGTGGCGGGAGGGGTAG
- the clpS gene encoding ATP-dependent Clp protease adapter ClpS: MNLTPHAGPGNDDDDRDRRGGAGVATKTKPKTKQPALYKVLMLNDDYTPMEFVVLTLQRFFRMTIEDATRVMLSVHQRGVGICGIFTYEVAETKVTQVMDFAREHQHPLQCTLEKD; encoded by the coding sequence ATGAACCTTACCCCCCACGCCGGCCCCGGCAACGACGATGACGACCGCGACCGCCGCGGCGGCGCCGGTGTCGCGACCAAGACCAAGCCGAAGACCAAGCAGCCGGCGCTGTACAAGGTGCTGATGCTCAACGACGACTACACCCCGATGGAGTTCGTCGTCCTGACGCTCCAGCGCTTCTTCCGGATGACGATCGAGGATGCGACGCGGGTCATGCTCAGCGTCCACCAGCGCGGCGTCGGGATTTGCGGCATATTCACGTACGAGGTCGCCGAGACCAAGGTGACGCAGGTGATGGATTTTGCGCGCGAGCACCAGCATCCGCTGCAGTGCACTCTGGAGAAGGATTGA
- the panC gene encoding pantoate--beta-alanine ligase translates to MPIVRSVADLRSHIAGWGGARVGLVPTMGALHAGHLALVAAARAAGAERVVASLFVNPKQFGPAEDLDRYPRDEAADAAALTGAGCDLLWAPSVADMYPPGFATSIAVARLGDGLDGAARPGHFDGVAIVVTKLLLAAGPAIAVFGEKDWQQLAIIRRFVADLTLPVTIVGAPIVRDPDGLALSSRNIYLTADERQRALTLPRALVTARNAIVGGAQVAGALAEAAAAITAAGFEAPDYVALVDADLLPMTTLSGPGRLLAAARIGTTRLIDNVAVVPG, encoded by the coding sequence CTGCCGATCGTCCGCTCCGTCGCCGACCTGCGGAGCCACATCGCCGGCTGGGGTGGCGCGCGTGTCGGCCTCGTCCCGACGATGGGCGCGCTCCACGCCGGACATCTCGCGCTGGTCGCAGCGGCGCGCGCGGCGGGGGCCGAGCGGGTCGTCGCGAGCCTGTTCGTCAACCCGAAGCAGTTCGGCCCGGCGGAGGATCTCGACCGTTATCCGCGCGACGAGGCCGCCGATGCGGCGGCGTTGACGGGAGCTGGATGCGACCTGCTGTGGGCTCCGTCGGTCGCCGACATGTACCCGCCGGGGTTCGCCACGAGCATCGCGGTGGCGCGGCTCGGCGATGGTCTCGACGGCGCGGCGCGGCCCGGGCATTTCGACGGCGTCGCGATCGTCGTCACCAAGCTGCTCCTCGCTGCTGGTCCGGCGATCGCGGTGTTCGGCGAGAAGGACTGGCAGCAGCTCGCGATCATCCGCCGCTTCGTCGCCGACCTGACGCTGCCAGTCACGATCGTCGGTGCCCCGATCGTCCGCGACCCCGATGGCCTCGCGCTGTCGTCGCGCAACATCTATCTGACTGCCGACGAGCGCCAGCGCGCGCTAACGTTGCCGCGCGCGCTGGTGACGGCGCGCAATGCGATCGTCGGGGGGGCGCAGGTCGCCGGGGCGCTGGCCGAGGCGGCGGCGGCGATCACCGCGGCGGGGTTCGAGGCGCCCGATTATGTCGCGCTGGTCGACGCGGATCTGTTGCCGATGACGACGTTGAGCGGCCCGGGGCGGTTGCTCGCAGCGGCGCGGATCGGGACGACGCGGTTGATCGATAATGTGGCGGTCGTGCCGGGCTGA
- the rpmG gene encoding 50S ribosomal protein L33 — MAKPTTIKIKLISTADTGFFYTTKKNPRTQTEKLMFKKYDPVVRKHVEFKEAKIK, encoded by the coding sequence ATGGCCAAGCCGACTACGATCAAGATCAAGCTGATCAGCACCGCCGACACCGGCTTCTTCTACACGACCAAGAAGAACCCGCGCACGCAGACCGAAAAGCTGATGTTCAAGAAGTACGATCCCGTCGTGCGCAAGCATGTCGAGTTCAAGGAAGCCAAGATCAAGTAG
- a CDS encoding division plane positioning ATPase MipZ, giving the protein MRAQQAHLIVLGNEKGGSGKSTTAVHIAVALAHDGHRVGVVDLDSRQRTVARYLENRAAFAKKRELALVQPEIAVIADGDGDVAALGERLDAWSGLDYVVVDTPGRDSAMGRAALARADTLVTPMNDSFVDFDLIGQVDPETFKVRKLSFYSEMVWDARKARGRVDGGTVDWVVLRNRLSSLEARNMKRVGGALDELAKRVGFRVVPGLSERVIFRELFPRGLTLLDVDALEDFSLSHVAARAELRALVAGLNLPAKVPPAAVGNDGAGAAGDAEGAAEASAAA; this is encoded by the coding sequence ATGCGCGCGCAGCAAGCACATCTGATCGTGCTCGGCAACGAGAAGGGCGGGTCGGGCAAGTCGACGACGGCGGTGCATATCGCCGTCGCGCTCGCTCATGACGGGCACCGCGTCGGCGTCGTCGACCTCGACTCGCGCCAGCGGACGGTCGCGCGCTATCTCGAAAACCGCGCGGCATTCGCCAAGAAGCGCGAGCTGGCGCTCGTCCAGCCCGAGATCGCGGTGATCGCCGACGGAGACGGCGACGTCGCTGCGCTCGGCGAACGCCTCGATGCGTGGAGCGGGCTCGATTACGTCGTCGTGGATACGCCGGGGCGCGATTCGGCGATGGGCCGCGCCGCGCTGGCGCGTGCCGATACGCTCGTCACGCCGATGAACGACTCATTCGTCGACTTCGACCTGATCGGCCAGGTCGACCCCGAGACGTTCAAGGTCCGCAAGCTCAGTTTCTATTCGGAGATGGTGTGGGACGCGCGCAAGGCGCGCGGGCGGGTCGACGGCGGCACGGTCGACTGGGTCGTGCTGCGCAACCGCCTGTCGAGCCTCGAGGCGCGCAACATGAAGCGCGTCGGAGGCGCGCTCGACGAACTGGCCAAACGCGTCGGCTTCCGCGTCGTCCCTGGCCTGTCGGAGCGCGTCATCTTCCGCGAACTGTTCCCGCGCGGACTGACCCTGCTCGACGTCGATGCGCTCGAGGATTTCAGCCTGAGCCATGTCGCGGCGCGCGCGGAATTGCGCGCGCTGGTCGCGGGGCTGAACCTTCCGGCGAAGGTGCCGCCAGCTGCAGTTGGCAATGACGGCGCTGGCGCTGCGGGCGACGCGGAGGGTGCGGCGGAGGCCAGCGCGGCGGCATGA
- a CDS encoding HAD family hydrolase: protein MSRPLVICDCDEVLLHFVGPFGDYLAAEHDLTLNLESFALSGNIRRADGTAVEPENFLPLLNGFFDTHMPTQTPSPGAADALAALAKDCDVVILTNVDDRHNTVRTNELARLGMPYRVVTNNGPKGRPVRALMDEYGATKGAFVDDLPPHHGSVKRAAPEVFRLHMVADPRLHALIPASPDADARVDDWPSALPILQAALGVTR from the coding sequence ATGAGCCGCCCGCTTGTGATCTGCGACTGCGACGAGGTCCTGCTGCACTTCGTCGGCCCGTTCGGCGACTATCTCGCCGCCGAGCACGATCTGACGCTGAATCTCGAAAGCTTCGCGCTGTCGGGCAACATCCGCCGCGCCGACGGCACGGCGGTCGAGCCCGAGAATTTCTTGCCGCTGCTCAATGGCTTCTTCGACACCCACATGCCGACGCAGACGCCCTCGCCGGGAGCCGCCGACGCGCTCGCGGCACTGGCGAAGGACTGCGACGTCGTCATCCTGACCAACGTCGACGATCGCCACAACACCGTGCGGACGAATGAACTCGCCCGCCTCGGCATGCCGTACCGCGTCGTCACCAACAACGGTCCGAAGGGCCGCCCGGTGCGCGCGCTGATGGATGAATATGGCGCGACCAAGGGCGCGTTCGTCGACGACTTGCCGCCGCATCATGGCTCGGTCAAGCGCGCCGCGCCCGAGGTGTTCCGCCTTCACATGGTCGCCGATCCGCGGTTGCACGCGTTGATCCCGGCGAGCCCTGATGCCGATGCGCGGGTCGATGACTGGCCGTCGGCGCTGCCGATCCTGCAAGCCGCCTTGGGAGTGACGCGATGA
- a CDS encoding DUF3572 family protein, with translation MQTLKSDPSLAAAEMLGLRALGHIVGDTDLGPRFLDLTGLDVATLRAQADSPAVLSAVLGFLEAHEPSLIATAAALDVPPAALTAANRALAR, from the coding sequence ATGCAAACACTAAAATCGGATCCATCGCTCGCCGCCGCCGAGATGCTCGGTCTGCGGGCGCTCGGCCATATCGTCGGCGACACCGACCTCGGCCCGCGTTTCCTCGACCTGACGGGGCTCGACGTCGCAACCCTCCGCGCGCAGGCGGACTCGCCCGCGGTCCTTTCGGCGGTGCTCGGTTTCCTCGAAGCGCATGAGCCGAGCCTGATCGCGACGGCAGCCGCGCTCGACGTCCCCCCCGCCGCGCTGACCGCCGCGAACCGGGCGCTGGCGCGATGA
- a CDS encoding ribosomal protein uL16 3-hydroxylase, whose translation MFPPDFNTAAFLRDYWQKKPLLIRGGGAAWRNPLDPDDLAGLAGEDGVEARIVTRTKKTWKLEHGPFKPSRFAKPGKKPWTLLVQAVDHAVPEVAALIEPFRFVPNWRIDDVMVSYATDGGGVGPHFDQYDVFLIQGLGRRRWQVGGRCDATTALLPHDDLRLLAEFTPTDEWVLEPGDMLYVPPGIAHDGVAVGDDCMTYSIGFRAPSRAELVSNWCDHLLDGLGDDDRYADPGLGLQGNPGEIAPDAIARLHAMITETLLDREAFARWFGGYTSAPKNDVDWSSDAPIEPGALREALAGGTALRRNPASRFAFIREGDDVVLFVDGQSFECDGEIAILAERLAATDRLVLDAAAINSDAAIKLISTLVKQGSFGLDLKD comes from the coding sequence ATGTTCCCGCCCGACTTCAACACCGCGGCCTTCCTCCGCGACTATTGGCAGAAGAAGCCGCTGCTCATCCGCGGCGGCGGCGCGGCGTGGCGCAACCCGCTCGACCCGGACGACCTCGCGGGACTTGCGGGGGAGGACGGGGTCGAGGCGCGGATCGTGACGCGGACGAAGAAGACGTGGAAGCTCGAACACGGTCCGTTCAAGCCGTCGCGTTTCGCCAAGCCGGGCAAGAAGCCGTGGACCCTGCTCGTTCAGGCGGTCGACCACGCGGTCCCCGAGGTTGCCGCGCTGATCGAGCCGTTCCGCTTCGTGCCGAACTGGCGGATCGACGACGTCATGGTCAGCTATGCGACCGACGGCGGCGGGGTTGGGCCGCACTTCGACCAGTATGACGTGTTCCTGATCCAGGGACTCGGCCGCCGCCGCTGGCAGGTCGGCGGGCGGTGCGACGCCACCACCGCGCTGCTGCCGCACGACGATCTGCGGCTGCTGGCGGAGTTCACGCCGACTGACGAGTGGGTGCTCGAGCCGGGCGACATGCTCTACGTGCCGCCGGGGATCGCGCATGACGGGGTCGCGGTCGGCGACGATTGCATGACGTATTCGATCGGCTTTCGCGCCCCGTCGCGGGCCGAGCTGGTGTCGAACTGGTGCGATCACCTGCTCGACGGACTGGGCGACGATGACCGCTATGCCGATCCCGGGCTGGGGCTGCAGGGCAATCCGGGGGAGATCGCCCCCGACGCGATCGCGCGGCTGCATGCGATGATCACAGAGACGCTGCTCGACCGGGAGGCGTTCGCGCGCTGGTTCGGGGGATATACGAGCGCGCCGAAGAACGACGTCGACTGGTCATCCGACGCGCCGATCGAGCCGGGCGCGCTCCGTGAGGCGCTCGCGGGGGGTACCGCGCTGCGCCGCAATCCGGCGAGCCGGTTCGCCTTCATTCGCGAGGGCGATGACGTCGTGCTGTTCGTCGATGGGCAGAGTTTCGAGTGCGATGGCGAAATTGCCATACTCGCCGAACGACTGGCAGCGACCGACCGCCTCGTGCTCGACGCGGCGGCGATAAACTCCGACGCGGCGATCAAGCTGATTAGCACGTTGGTCAAACAGGGAAGTTTCGGGCTCGATCTAAAGGACTAA